A single window of Balaenoptera acutorostrata chromosome X, mBalAcu1.1, whole genome shotgun sequence DNA harbors:
- the NXT2 gene encoding NTF2-related export protein 2 isoform X2: protein MDKRRRVLTRLYLDKATLIWNGNVVTGLEALANFFDTLPSSEFQVNMLDCQPVHEQATQAQTTVLVVTSGTVKFDGNRQRYFNQSFLLTAQSTPNNTVWKIASDCFRFQDWASS from the exons ATGGACAAAAGAAGACGG gtaCTAACCAGGCTGTATCTGGACAAGGCCACTTTAATATGGAATGGAAATGTTGTAACAGGGCTGGAAGCCCTAGCTAATTTTTTTGACACGTTGCCTTCTAGTGAGTTTCAGGTCAACATGCTAGATTGCCAGCCAGTTCATG AGCAAGCTACTCAGGCCCAGACTACAGTTCTCGTGGTGACCAGTGGAACTGTGAAGTTTGATGGAAACAGACAACGCTACTTCAACCAGAGCTTCCTGCTGACCGCTCAGTCTACTCCTAACAATACCGTGTGGAAGATTGCAAGCGACTGCTTCCGTTTTCAAGATTGGGCTAGTAGTTAA
- the NXT2 gene encoding NTF2-related export protein 2 isoform X1 codes for MAMPMDFKTYVDQACKAAEEFVNIYYETMDKRRRVLTRLYLDKATLIWNGNVVTGLEALANFFDTLPSSEFQVNMLDCQPVHEQATQAQTTVLVVTSGTVKFDGNRQRYFNQSFLLTAQSTPNNTVWKIASDCFRFQDWASS; via the exons ATGGCCATGCCCATG GATTTTAAAACTTATGTAGATCAGGCATGCAAAGCTGCTGAGGAATTTGTCAATATTTACTATGAGACAATGGACAAAAGAAGACGG gtaCTAACCAGGCTGTATCTGGACAAGGCCACTTTAATATGGAATGGAAATGTTGTAACAGGGCTGGAAGCCCTAGCTAATTTTTTTGACACGTTGCCTTCTAGTGAGTTTCAGGTCAACATGCTAGATTGCCAGCCAGTTCATG AGCAAGCTACTCAGGCCCAGACTACAGTTCTCGTGGTGACCAGTGGAACTGTGAAGTTTGATGGAAACAGACAACGCTACTTCAACCAGAGCTTCCTGCTGACCGCTCAGTCTACTCCTAACAATACCGTGTGGAAGATTGCAAGCGACTGCTTCCGTTTTCAAGATTGGGCTAGTAGTTAA